A region from the Microbispora sp. ZYX-F-249 genome encodes:
- a CDS encoding sulfurtransferase: MSPLITPEELAAIGDAAILDVRWRLGGPPGIEAYREGHVPGAVFCDLDADLAAPPGPAGRHPLPAPEAFQEAMRRLGVSQDRPVVVYDDADSTAAARAWWTLRYFGHGDVRVLDGGLRAWTRAGLPVTKEEGPVRPGDFTARPGGMPVLDAGGAAALAADGVLLDARAAERYRGEVEPVDPVAGHIPGAVSAPTGGNVEPGGRFHAREFLRERFNSLGVVEGVPAGAYCGSGVTAAHEVLALEIAGLPAALYVGSWSNWVADPGRPVATG; the protein is encoded by the coding sequence ATGAGCCCGCTGATCACTCCTGAGGAGCTCGCCGCGATCGGCGACGCCGCGATCCTCGACGTCCGGTGGCGGCTGGGCGGACCGCCCGGCATCGAGGCGTACCGCGAGGGCCACGTCCCCGGCGCGGTCTTCTGCGACCTCGACGCCGACCTCGCCGCTCCGCCCGGACCGGCCGGACGGCATCCGCTGCCCGCGCCGGAGGCGTTCCAGGAGGCGATGCGCCGCCTCGGGGTGTCGCAGGACCGGCCGGTGGTCGTCTACGACGACGCCGACTCGACGGCGGCGGCCAGGGCCTGGTGGACGCTGCGCTACTTCGGCCACGGCGACGTGCGCGTCCTCGACGGCGGGCTGCGGGCATGGACGCGGGCCGGGTTGCCGGTGACCAAGGAGGAGGGGCCCGTGCGGCCCGGCGACTTCACGGCGCGGCCGGGAGGGATGCCGGTGCTCGACGCGGGCGGGGCCGCCGCGCTGGCGGCCGACGGCGTGCTGCTCGACGCCAGGGCGGCCGAGCGCTACCGGGGCGAGGTGGAGCCGGTGGACCCGGTCGCCGGGCACATCCCCGGCGCGGTCAGCGCCCCGACCGGTGGGAACGTCGAGCCCGGCGGGCGGTTCCACGCCAGGGAGTTCCTCCGCGAGCGCTTCAACAGCCTCGGCGTGGTCGAGGGCGTGCCCGCCGGCGCGTACTGCGGGTCCGGGGTCACGGCCGCCCACGAGGTGCTCGCGCTGGAGATCGCCGGGCTGCCGGCGGCCCTGTACGTCGGCTCGTGGTCCAACTGGGTCGCCGACCCCGGCAGGCCGGTCGCGACCGGCTGA
- a CDS encoding alkaline phosphatase family protein: MIDPQPPATSTVTPSGASPAASPAASPAVPPAAPVPYVPAYGTASLADLPGSLLASLGLPGAARLALEPAARVCLFLVDGLGAELLAAHPGAAPFLSAHLRGTLTAGFPSSTPTSLATLGTGAAPGEHGMIGIQMAVPGEGRLFNCLRWTAPGPPIDPDVWQPAPTVYERMAAAGVEPVYVAPASFDGTGLTRAVYRGMRHRAAENPGERVEAARQALRETRFVTVYYGDVDRVGHFHGWGGGEWLEQLAVADRMAERIAEGLPPGAVLYVTADHGMVNATDKVDVDLRPDLREGVLMLGGEARVRHVYTSPGAAGAVLETWREALRGRAWVVTREEAVAAGWFGRRVRREWLGRVGDVVAVPYGECVIVASAGEPVESSMIGYHGSLTPAEQNVPLAEIRR; encoded by the coding sequence GTGATCGACCCCCAGCCCCCTGCGACGTCCACCGTGACGCCCTCGGGGGCGTCTCCCGCGGCGTCTCCCGCGGCGTCTCCCGCGGTGCCGCCGGCCGCGCCCGTGCCGTACGTGCCCGCGTACGGCACGGCCTCGCTGGCCGATCTGCCGGGCTCGCTGCTCGCCTCCCTCGGGCTGCCGGGCGCCGCGAGACTGGCGCTGGAACCGGCCGCCCGGGTGTGCCTGTTCCTCGTGGACGGCCTCGGGGCCGAGCTCCTGGCCGCGCATCCGGGCGCCGCGCCGTTCCTGTCGGCCCACCTGCGCGGGACGCTCACGGCCGGCTTCCCCTCCTCGACCCCGACCAGCCTGGCCACCCTGGGCACCGGTGCCGCTCCCGGGGAGCACGGCATGATCGGCATCCAGATGGCCGTCCCGGGGGAGGGGCGGCTGTTCAACTGCCTGCGCTGGACGGCCCCCGGCCCGCCGATCGACCCGGACGTGTGGCAGCCCGCGCCGACGGTCTACGAACGCATGGCGGCGGCGGGGGTCGAGCCCGTCTACGTGGCGCCCGCCTCGTTCGACGGCACCGGCCTGACCCGCGCCGTCTACCGGGGGATGCGCCACCGGGCGGCCGAGAACCCCGGCGAGCGCGTCGAGGCGGCGCGGCAGGCGCTGCGCGAGACCAGGTTCGTCACCGTCTACTACGGCGACGTCGACCGCGTGGGCCATTTCCACGGGTGGGGCGGCGGGGAGTGGCTCGAACAGCTCGCCGTGGCCGACCGCATGGCCGAGCGCATCGCCGAAGGCCTGCCGCCGGGCGCGGTCCTGTACGTCACGGCCGACCACGGCATGGTCAACGCCACCGACAAGGTGGATGTGGACCTGCGTCCCGACCTGCGGGAGGGCGTGCTCATGCTGGGCGGTGAGGCCCGCGTGCGGCACGTCTACACCTCACCCGGCGCGGCGGGTGCGGTGCTGGAGACCTGGCGGGAGGCCCTGCGCGGGCGTGCGTGGGTCGTCACCCGCGAGGAGGCCGTCGCCGCGGGCTGGTTCGGCCGCCGCGTCCGCCGCGAGTGGCTCGGCCGCGTCGGCGACGTGGTGGCCGTGCCGTACGGCGAGTGCGTGATCGTGGCCTCGGCCGGCGAGCCGGTCGAGTCGTCGATGATCGGCTATCACGGCTCGCTGACCCCCGCCGAGCAGAACGTCCCGCTGGCGGAGATCCGCCGCTGA
- a CDS encoding DUF5998 family protein, translating into MRETRVSAAGLREAIDRSGYYPDLVADAVDSALGNEQVTAYVVHHEATFDPAMEVRRHVTVLVLSPTRLLVCHTDEHPPAEGMPASHASTTTEAVRLSRIQSVAVTRVVPDPASYVPGVPPTEVTLTIGWGAISHVDLEPATCGDENCEADHGYTGAITADDLSLRVSEAADGPEAVTHVLAFAKALSEATAKTASQVS; encoded by the coding sequence ATGAGGGAAACCCGAGTCTCCGCCGCGGGCTTGCGCGAGGCCATAGATCGCAGCGGCTACTACCCGGATCTGGTGGCCGACGCCGTCGACTCCGCGCTCGGCAACGAGCAGGTCACGGCGTACGTCGTGCATCACGAGGCCACGTTCGACCCGGCGATGGAGGTGCGCAGGCACGTCACGGTCCTGGTCCTTTCGCCCACCCGGCTGCTGGTCTGCCACACCGACGAGCACCCGCCCGCCGAGGGCATGCCCGCCTCGCACGCCTCCACCACCACCGAGGCGGTGCGGCTCAGCCGCATCCAGTCGGTGGCCGTGACCAGGGTCGTGCCCGACCCCGCGTCGTACGTGCCGGGCGTCCCCCCGACGGAGGTCACGCTGACGATCGGCTGGGGCGCGATCTCCCACGTCGATCTCGAACCGGCGACCTGCGGCGACGAGAACTGCGAGGCCGACCACGGCTACACCGGCGCGATCACGGCCGACGATCTGTCCCTCCGGGTCAGCGAGGCGGCCGACGGCCCCGAGGCCGTCACCCACGTGCTGGCGTTCGCGAAGGCCCTGTCGGAGGCCACGGCCAAGACGGCGTCCCAGGTGTCCTGA
- a CDS encoding bifunctional acetate--CoA ligase family protein/GNAT family N-acetyltransferase — MDPQYPAHWEADVVLSDGGTAHVRPIRPDDADMLRSFYSRLSAESIYFRYFGPRPRLTDKDVVWFTNVDYDNRVALIATIGTEMVAVVRYDRVQPRDHAEVAFLVEDAHQGRGVASVLMEHLRAAARERGIKTFIADVLPGNHRMMGLFRQAGYTAQSQFEDGVVRMTLDLSSTETALEVRLAREHRAEARSIARLLTPESVAVIGASREPGGIGQTVLRNLLAADFTGPVYPVHRHVRAVAGVRAYRNVSAIDGEVDLAVLAVPAEGVLELVEECARKGVKGLVVVSSGFGETGPEGRARQEELVRIARGYGMRVVGPNCLGIANTDPAVRLNATLAETLPGRGRVGFFSQSGALGTALLQRVAQRGMGISTFVSAGNRADVSGNDLLQYWEEDPATDVILLYLESIGNPRKFTRLARRISRSKPIVVVKSRGVPGGHRAPVLALPDTALSSLFAQAGVIRVDDLVQLFDVAELLAHQPLPDGPRVGVVGNSDALTLLAEEACAGAGLEPRPPVNLGPQAGAGEFAEALRSVLPEVDAAVAIYMPPIPGDCREVAEALLEAARESGKPVLATFQGQLGMPPELRVPGGPGDESPQRGSIPSYPAPEEAVRALAHVVRYAHWRRQPPGTVPYVEGVDTAAARRIVAAELAREGSDGEEREIDATALLACHGIEVWPAHVAADAEEAVATAERIGWPVVVKSADPEDARRAGTVRIGLTEPAGVRQAYADLAALLGPDTPLAVQRMAPQPSVPTVVGVTQDRYFGGVVTFGLGEVTARLLGDQAYRLAPLTAEDAAGLVRSVRAAPLLFGEYGYQAVAVEALEELLVRVGLLADSLPEVARMDLDQVLVSATGVAVLGARAVLRPVTALRPDVGPRRLS; from the coding sequence GTGGACCCTCAGTACCCCGCCCACTGGGAGGCGGACGTCGTGCTGTCGGACGGCGGCACCGCGCACGTCCGCCCGATCCGGCCGGACGACGCCGACATGCTGCGCTCGTTCTACTCACGCCTGTCCGCGGAGTCGATCTACTTCCGCTACTTCGGGCCACGGCCGCGGCTGACCGACAAGGACGTGGTCTGGTTCACCAACGTCGACTACGACAACCGGGTCGCCCTCATCGCCACGATCGGCACCGAGATGGTCGCGGTCGTGCGGTACGACCGGGTGCAGCCGCGCGACCACGCCGAGGTGGCCTTCCTCGTCGAGGACGCCCACCAGGGCAGGGGCGTGGCCTCGGTGCTCATGGAGCACCTGCGGGCCGCCGCGCGCGAGCGCGGGATCAAGACGTTCATCGCGGACGTGCTGCCGGGCAACCACCGCATGATGGGCCTGTTCCGCCAGGCGGGCTACACGGCGCAGAGCCAGTTCGAGGACGGCGTCGTGCGCATGACGCTCGACCTGTCCAGCACCGAGACCGCGCTGGAGGTCCGGCTCGCCCGCGAGCATCGCGCCGAGGCGCGCTCGATCGCCCGCCTGCTGACGCCGGAGTCGGTGGCGGTCATCGGCGCGAGCCGCGAGCCGGGTGGAATCGGCCAGACGGTCCTGCGCAACCTGCTCGCGGCCGACTTCACCGGGCCCGTCTACCCCGTCCACCGGCACGTACGGGCCGTGGCCGGCGTGCGGGCCTACCGCAACGTGTCCGCGATCGACGGCGAGGTGGATCTCGCCGTGCTCGCGGTCCCCGCCGAGGGCGTGCTCGAACTGGTCGAGGAGTGCGCGAGGAAGGGCGTGAAGGGCCTGGTCGTGGTCTCCTCCGGGTTCGGCGAGACCGGGCCGGAGGGCCGGGCGCGCCAGGAGGAACTGGTCCGCATCGCCCGGGGGTACGGCATGCGGGTCGTCGGGCCCAACTGCCTGGGCATCGCCAACACCGACCCCGCCGTACGGCTCAACGCGACGCTCGCGGAGACCCTGCCGGGGCGGGGGAGGGTCGGGTTCTTCAGCCAGTCGGGCGCGCTCGGCACCGCCCTGCTGCAGCGGGTGGCGCAGCGCGGCATGGGCATCTCGACGTTCGTCTCGGCCGGCAACCGGGCCGACGTCTCCGGCAACGACCTCCTCCAGTACTGGGAGGAGGACCCCGCGACCGACGTGATCCTGCTGTACCTGGAGTCCATCGGGAACCCGCGCAAGTTCACCCGGCTGGCCCGGCGGATCTCCCGGTCCAAGCCGATCGTGGTGGTGAAGTCGCGCGGCGTCCCCGGCGGGCACCGCGCGCCGGTGCTCGCGCTGCCCGACACCGCGCTCAGCTCGCTGTTCGCGCAGGCCGGGGTCATCCGGGTGGACGACCTGGTGCAGCTGTTCGACGTCGCCGAGCTCCTGGCGCACCAGCCGCTGCCGGACGGGCCCCGGGTGGGCGTGGTCGGCAACTCCGACGCGCTCACGCTGCTCGCCGAGGAGGCCTGCGCCGGCGCGGGACTGGAGCCGCGCCCGCCGGTCAACCTCGGCCCCCAGGCGGGGGCGGGCGAGTTCGCCGAGGCGCTGCGGAGCGTCCTGCCCGAGGTGGACGCCGCCGTCGCGATCTACATGCCGCCGATCCCGGGCGACTGCCGCGAGGTGGCCGAGGCGCTGCTGGAGGCCGCGCGGGAGTCGGGGAAGCCGGTGCTGGCCACCTTCCAGGGACAACTGGGCATGCCGCCGGAGCTGCGGGTGCCGGGCGGCCCCGGCGACGAGTCCCCCCAGCGGGGGTCGATCCCGTCGTACCCCGCCCCGGAGGAGGCGGTCCGCGCGCTGGCCCACGTGGTGCGCTACGCCCACTGGCGCCGGCAGCCCCCGGGCACCGTCCCGTACGTCGAGGGGGTCGACACGGCGGCGGCGCGGCGTATCGTCGCCGCCGAGCTGGCCCGGGAGGGATCGGACGGCGAGGAGCGGGAGATCGACGCGACCGCGCTGCTGGCCTGCCACGGCATCGAGGTGTGGCCGGCGCACGTCGCGGCCGACGCCGAGGAGGCGGTCGCCACCGCCGAGCGGATCGGCTGGCCCGTCGTGGTCAAGTCGGCCGACCCCGAGGACGCCCGCCGCGCCGGCACCGTGCGCATCGGCCTCACCGAGCCCGCCGGGGTCCGGCAGGCGTACGCGGACCTCGCGGCCCTGCTCGGGCCGGACACCCCGCTCGCGGTGCAGCGCATGGCGCCGCAGCCCTCGGTGCCGACCGTCGTCGGCGTGACCCAGGACCGCTACTTCGGCGGGGTCGTCACGTTCGGCCTCGGCGAGGTCACCGCCCGGCTGCTCGGCGACCAGGCGTACCGCCTGGCGCCGCTCACCGCGGAGGACGCGGCCGGGCTGGTGCGGTCGGTCCGCGCCGCGCCGCTGCTGTTCGGCGAGTACGGCTACCAGGCGGTGGCCGTGGAGGCGCTGGAGGAACTGCTGGTGCGGGTGGGGCTGCTGGCCGACTCCCTGCCCGAGGTCGCCCGGATGGACCTCGACCAGGTCCTGGTGAGCGCGACGGGAGTGGCCGTGCTGGGGGCGCGGGCCGTCCTGCGGCCGGTCACGGCGCTGCGCCCCGACGTCGGCCCCCGGCGGCTGAGCTGA
- a CDS encoding carbohydrate kinase family protein produces MTRVVVVGDLMTDAVARAKFPLARASDTPAVVTMHGGGSGANIASWLAVEGSEVAFIGRRGADITGRNRDMELMGYGVDARLVMDPERPTGTCVVLVTHKGERTMLSDPGANAALSPEDLPRDLFTSGAHLHMSGYTLINEGSRDAGLAALDMARRAGMSISVDCASAAPLERTGAEPFLEWTDGAKLLFANADQAKVLTGRDDPAAAAKVLTAWFPQVVIKLNAEGSLWYSNNRPEPVRSPGEVVDRVVDGTGAGDAFTAGFLPVWLDGKPAAEALAAGNALAAKCIANLGARPRL; encoded by the coding sequence ATGACGCGGGTCGTCGTGGTGGGCGATCTCATGACGGACGCGGTCGCCCGCGCGAAGTTCCCTCTTGCCAGGGCGAGCGACACCCCGGCCGTCGTCACGATGCACGGCGGCGGCTCCGGCGCCAACATCGCCTCCTGGCTCGCCGTGGAGGGGTCGGAGGTGGCCTTCATCGGCCGCCGCGGCGCCGACATCACCGGCCGCAACCGCGACATGGAGCTCATGGGGTACGGCGTGGACGCCCGGCTCGTCATGGACCCCGAGCGGCCGACCGGCACCTGTGTCGTGCTCGTCACGCACAAGGGCGAGCGGACCATGCTGTCCGACCCCGGCGCGAACGCCGCGCTGTCGCCCGAGGACCTGCCGCGCGACCTGTTCACCTCCGGCGCCCACCTCCACATGTCCGGCTACACGCTGATCAACGAGGGGTCGCGCGACGCCGGCCTCGCCGCGCTCGACATGGCCCGGCGCGCCGGCATGTCGATCTCCGTGGACTGCGCCTCCGCCGCCCCGCTGGAGCGGACCGGCGCCGAGCCCTTCCTGGAGTGGACCGACGGCGCGAAGCTGCTGTTCGCCAACGCCGACCAGGCCAAGGTGCTCACCGGCAGGGACGACCCCGCCGCCGCGGCCAAGGTGCTGACCGCCTGGTTCCCCCAGGTCGTGATCAAGCTCAACGCCGAGGGCTCGCTCTGGTACTCCAACAACCGTCCCGAACCGGTCCGGTCGCCCGGCGAGGTCGTCGACCGCGTGGTGGACGGCACCGGCGCCGGTGACGCCTTCACCGCCGGTTTCCTGCCCGTCTGGCTCGACGGCAAGCCGGCCGCCGAGGCGCTGGCGGCGGGCAACGCCCTCGCCGCCAAGTGCATCGCCAACCTGGGCGCCCGCCCCCGGCTCTGA
- a CDS encoding RecQ family ATP-dependent DNA helicase, whose translation MSEEEVTLREEAEARLRALAGDHARLRDDQWAAIKALVMDRRRALVVQRTGWGKSAVYFIATALLRELGEGPTVIVSPLLALMRNQIAAAERAGIHAETINSANPEEWEKVYGQVAEGAVDVLLVSPERLNNPDFRDNVLPELAGSAGLLVIDEAHCISDWGHDFRPDYRRLRTLLAELPPGIPVLATTATANARVTRDVAEQLAVTQEWDELPGGEVFVLRGPLERESLHLSVVRLGGADQRLAWLARTLHELPGSGIVYTLTVAAAQEIAAYLREQGHTVVAYTGQTEPADRLAAEEDLLGNRVKALVATSALGMGFDKPDLGFVVHVGAPASPVAYYQQVGRAGRGVERAEVILLPGPEDREIWAYFASLAFPPEGVVRATLEALSEGGVLSTAALETRVDLSRSRLEMMLKVLDVDGAVRRVKGGWEATGEPWSYDAERYARVSAERRAEQEAMLGYIATTECREQYLRRHLDDETATPCGRCDNCTGAHRSAEVPDEAVRSAHERLARPGVEIEPRRQWPTGLPDLKGRIKPELGAEPGRALGRLTDIGWGTRLRELFAAEDGPVPDDVFAAVIEVLKSWEWERRPVAVVALPSGTRPLLVGSLAERLAQVGRLEHLGTLGYRSGPPAARHNSAQRVSAIRGTLAMPRDVAARIAAAGGPVLLVDDRVDTGWTMALAAAQVRHAGAPAVLPLALAVTS comes from the coding sequence GTGAGCGAAGAAGAGGTGACGCTGCGGGAAGAGGCCGAGGCCCGGCTGCGGGCGCTCGCCGGCGATCACGCGCGGCTGCGCGACGACCAGTGGGCCGCGATCAAGGCCCTGGTCATGGACCGCAGGCGCGCGCTGGTGGTGCAGCGCACCGGCTGGGGAAAGTCGGCCGTCTACTTCATCGCGACCGCGCTGCTGCGCGAGCTCGGCGAGGGGCCCACGGTCATCGTCTCCCCGCTCCTGGCGCTCATGCGCAACCAGATCGCCGCGGCCGAGCGGGCCGGCATCCACGCCGAGACGATCAACTCCGCCAACCCCGAGGAGTGGGAGAAGGTCTACGGCCAGGTCGCCGAGGGCGCGGTCGACGTGCTGCTGGTCAGCCCCGAGCGGCTGAACAACCCCGACTTCCGCGACAACGTGCTGCCCGAGCTGGCCGGCAGCGCGGGGCTGCTGGTGATCGACGAGGCCCACTGCATCTCCGACTGGGGCCATGACTTCCGGCCCGACTACCGCAGGCTCCGCACGCTGCTGGCCGAGCTGCCGCCGGGCATCCCCGTGCTGGCCACGACGGCCACGGCGAACGCCCGGGTCACCCGCGACGTCGCCGAGCAACTCGCCGTCACCCAGGAATGGGACGAGTTGCCCGGCGGCGAGGTGTTCGTCCTGCGCGGCCCGCTGGAGCGCGAGAGCCTCCACCTGAGCGTCGTACGGCTGGGCGGCGCGGACCAGCGGCTCGCCTGGCTGGCCAGGACGCTGCACGAGCTGCCGGGCTCCGGCATCGTCTACACGCTGACCGTCGCGGCGGCCCAGGAGATCGCCGCATACCTGCGTGAGCAGGGGCACACCGTCGTGGCGTACACCGGCCAGACGGAGCCGGCGGACCGGCTGGCGGCCGAGGAGGACCTGCTCGGCAACCGGGTCAAGGCGCTGGTGGCGACCTCGGCGCTCGGAATGGGCTTCGACAAGCCCGACCTGGGCTTCGTCGTCCACGTGGGCGCGCCCGCCTCGCCGGTGGCGTACTACCAGCAGGTGGGCCGGGCCGGCCGCGGCGTCGAGCGGGCCGAGGTCATCCTGCTGCCCGGCCCCGAGGACCGGGAGATCTGGGCCTACTTCGCCTCGCTCGCCTTCCCGCCCGAAGGCGTGGTCAGGGCCACGCTCGAGGCGCTGTCCGAGGGGGGAGTGCTGTCCACCGCCGCGCTGGAGACGAGGGTCGACCTCAGCCGGAGCAGGCTGGAGATGATGCTCAAGGTGCTCGACGTGGACGGCGCCGTCCGCCGGGTCAAGGGCGGCTGGGAGGCCACCGGAGAGCCGTGGAGCTACGACGCCGAGCGCTACGCCCGGGTGAGCGCCGAGCGCCGGGCCGAGCAGGAGGCGATGCTCGGATACATCGCGACCACCGAGTGCCGGGAGCAGTACCTGCGCCGTCACCTCGACGACGAGACGGCGACGCCGTGCGGCAGGTGTGACAACTGCACCGGCGCCCACCGTTCCGCCGAGGTGCCGGACGAGGCCGTCCGGTCCGCGCACGAGCGCCTCGCGCGCCCGGGCGTCGAGATCGAGCCGCGCCGCCAGTGGCCCACCGGCCTGCCGGACCTGAAGGGGCGGATCAAGCCGGAGCTGGGCGCCGAGCCGGGCCGCGCGCTCGGCCGTCTGACCGACATCGGCTGGGGCACCCGGCTGCGCGAGCTGTTCGCGGCGGAGGACGGCCCGGTTCCCGACGACGTGTTCGCCGCCGTGATCGAGGTGCTGAAGTCGTGGGAGTGGGAGCGGCGCCCGGTGGCGGTGGTCGCGTTGCCGTCCGGCACGCGGCCGCTCCTGGTCGGGTCGCTCGCGGAGCGCCTCGCGCAGGTCGGCCGGCTGGAGCATCTCGGCACGCTCGGCTACCGCAGCGGGCCACCCGCGGCCAGGCACAACAGCGCGCAGCGGGTGTCGGCGATCCGGGGGACGCTCGCGATGCCGCGTGACGTCGCCGCCAGGATCGCGGCGGCGGGCGGGCCGGTGCTGCTGGTGGACGACCGCGTCGACACCGGGTGGACGATGGCGCTGGCCGCCGCCCAGGTCCGTCACGCCGGGGCGCCCGCGGTGCTGCCCCTGGCCCTGGCCGTCACGAGCTGA
- a CDS encoding GNAT family N-acetyltransferase yields the protein MDVTTWYLEQTSPADLRPGRPPALPAQVVRAEVPSPEFSRFLYTAVGGDWQWTNRLPWTWKQWKDWLDRPGVETWVAWVRGTPAGYAELGAQDGGTVEIVNFGLLPYAIGQGLGGWLLGEATARAWDLAERWPGRETTRRVWVHTCSLDGPAALANYKARGFRIYDEKLNVPGDEDEGETPGPWPGAGPRD from the coding sequence ATGGACGTGACCACCTGGTATCTCGAACAGACCAGCCCCGCCGACCTGCGGCCGGGACGGCCGCCCGCGCTCCCCGCGCAGGTCGTCCGCGCGGAGGTGCCCAGCCCGGAGTTCAGCCGCTTCCTCTACACCGCGGTGGGCGGCGACTGGCAGTGGACCAACCGGCTGCCCTGGACCTGGAAGCAGTGGAAGGACTGGCTCGACCGGCCGGGCGTCGAGACCTGGGTGGCCTGGGTGCGCGGCACCCCGGCCGGGTACGCCGAACTGGGAGCCCAGGACGGCGGCACGGTCGAGATCGTCAACTTCGGGCTGCTGCCGTACGCGATCGGGCAGGGCCTCGGCGGGTGGCTGCTGGGCGAGGCCACGGCCCGCGCCTGGGACCTCGCCGAGCGCTGGCCGGGGCGGGAGACCACCCGGCGGGTCTGGGTGCACACCTGCTCGCTCGACGGACCGGCGGCACTGGCGAACTACAAGGCACGTGGCTTCCGGATCTACGACGAGAAGCTCAACGTCCCGGGTGACGAGGACGAGGGTGAGACGCCCGGCCCCTGGCCCGGCGCCGGCCCCCGCGACTGA